The stretch of DNA TTCAGGATGCTGGCCCCCATGCCGGGCAGGATGTCCAGGGTCAGGGCGGGGCTGGAGATGGTTGCCAGCTGCCACGGGGCAGAGGCCGTCACCGCCCACTTCCTCCACGGTTTCTGGTGGCCTCATACAGCAAAATGCCCGCCGCCACCGACGCATTCAGGCTCTGCACGCGCCCACTGGTCGGAATCTTGACCAGTACGTCGCACTTTTCGCGCACGAGGCGGCGCAGGCCTTCGCCTTCAGCCCCGATCACCAGCGCCAGTTTGCCCGAAAAATCGGTGCGGCCAATGTCCTGCGCGGCCTCGCCCGCTGCGCCGTACACCCACACGTTGTCTTCTTTGAGGGCGTCTATAAAGCGGGGCAGATTTTTGGTCTGCGCCACAGGAAGGTAGGCCACCGCGCCCGCCGCTGTTTTGGCGACCACAGGCGACAGCGGTGCGCTGCGGCGTTCTTCTACAACCACGCCGTGTGCGCCCAGCACCTCGGCGCTGCGGATGATGGCCCCAAAGTTGCGCGGGTCGGTAATGCCGTCCAGCAGCACGATCAGCAGCGGCTCGCCCCTGGAGTCGGCCCGCTCGAAAATCTCGTCCACGCTGGCCCATTTCAGGTCTTCTACTTCGGCCACCACGCCCTGATGCTGCGTCGTGCCCACCATCTGATCCATCTCTATGCGCGAAGTAAAGCGCACCAGCACGTCCAATTCCTTGAGCTCCCTGATAAACGATTCTTCTACGCCCCGCGCCACCAACACCTCAGCAACGCGCCCATCTGCGATGGCTTCCAGCACCGGATTCCGCCCGTACAGCAACATGGGCGTAGTTTAGGGCACACAGGCTGGGCGCTCCTTCATTCCAGCATTCCAGTTCACCCTTTGTCCCGCCCACCCCGGCCTAGAATGCGGGTATGACCGATCTTTCTCCCGCCTCCAACTCTGTCCAGCCCGTGCGGGGCGAAGTGCAGCGCGACGTGCTGGTGCGCTGGCTGAATGAATACCTGCAAGTGGGTGCGCTCCCCGACCCCAGCATGAACGGCCTGCAAATCGAGGGCACCGACGTGATCCGGCGCGTGGCCGCCAGCGTGGACACCAGTGCCCGCTCATTGCAGGAAGCCGCCGACAGTGGCGCAGATATCCTGCTGGTGCACCACGGGTTGTTCTGGGGCGAGCCGTTGCCGATTACTGGGCCTCACCGCCTGCGCGTCCGCACAGCACTCATGGCTGATCTGAATCTCTATGCCGCCCACATTCCGCTGGACGCCCACCCCGAAGTGGGCAACAACGCGATGATGGCCCGCGCCCTGACCCTGCAAAATACGGAGCCGTTTGGCGACTGGCAGGGCCACAAGATCGGTCTGGCCGGAGAGTTGCCCTTTGTGCAGAGCCTTCAGGACTTTGCAGACCGGGTGCAAAAGCTGACCGGGGAAATCTGTCTGGTGCACGGTGGCGGCATTCCGCACGTCCACCGCCTTGGCATTGTCAGTGGTAGCGGCGCGGGCGCAGTAGCCGAAGCCGCCGCGATGGGCCTCGATACCCTGCTGACCGGAGAACCCGAACACAAGCACTTCCACGATTCCTTCGAGTACGGCGTGAACGTGGTGTACGCCGGACATTACGAAACCGAAGTCTTCGGCGTGCG from Deinococcus sp. QL22 encodes:
- the rlmB gene encoding 23S rRNA (guanosine(2251)-2'-O)-methyltransferase RlmB; translated protein: MLLYGRNPVLEAIADGRVAEVLVARGVEESFIRELKELDVLVRFTSRIEMDQMVGTTQHQGVVAEVEDLKWASVDEIFERADSRGEPLLIVLLDGITDPRNFGAIIRSAEVLGAHGVVVEERRSAPLSPVVAKTAAGAVAYLPVAQTKNLPRFIDALKEDNVWVYGAAGEAAQDIGRTDFSGKLALVIGAEGEGLRRLVREKCDVLVKIPTSGRVQSLNASVAAGILLYEATRNRGGSGR
- a CDS encoding Nif3-like dinuclear metal center hexameric protein; this encodes MTDLSPASNSVQPVRGEVQRDVLVRWLNEYLQVGALPDPSMNGLQIEGTDVIRRVAASVDTSARSLQEAADSGADILLVHHGLFWGEPLPITGPHRLRVRTALMADLNLYAAHIPLDAHPEVGNNAMMARALTLQNTEPFGDWQGHKIGLAGELPFVQSLQDFADRVQKLTGEICLVHGGGIPHVHRLGIVSGSGAGAVAEAAAMGLDTLLTGEPEHKHFHDSFEYGVNVVYAGHYETEVFGVRALAARLEDEFGLPWQFLHLPTGL